A genomic stretch from Natronomonas gomsonensis includes:
- the tnpA gene encoding IS200/IS605-like element ISHmu6 family transposase, with translation MEYDLDSGAHSTFSLHYHLILTTKYRRGVLTEERTQFIHEVISGFTDNYGVELTNLDGEDDHAHILFRAKPTTDLVKFINTVKGATARRIRNEYEDELKTELWGDSFWNDSYCLISTGQVSLDVLKQYVEDQRES, from the coding sequence ATGGAGTACGACCTCGACTCGGGAGCGCACTCGACGTTTTCCCTACACTACCACCTGATACTCACCACGAAGTATCGGCGCGGAGTGCTAACCGAGGAGCGAACCCAATTCATTCACGAGGTCATCAGCGGGTTCACGGACAACTACGGTGTCGAACTGACGAACCTCGACGGAGAGGACGACCACGCTCACATTCTGTTCCGAGCGAAACCCACCACAGACCTCGTGAAGTTCATCAACACGGTCAAGGGCGCGACCGCCCGCCGTATCCGAAACGAGTACGAGGATGAACTGAAGACCGAACTGTGGGGTGACTCGTTCTGGAACGATTCGTACTGCCTCATCTCGACGGGGCAGGTGTCTCTGGATGTGCTAAAACAGTACGTCGAAGACCAGCGGGAGAGCTGA
- a CDS encoding type II toxin-antitoxin system HicB family antitoxin yields MASSTQDGEFHDGEIRLWQEDDWWIAKDVETGVTTQGDSREAALENLDDAVGLYNGERGRAPSDDELRAAGLDPAENATGDQDPPDVLD; encoded by the coding sequence ATGGCCAGTTCGACCCAAGACGGGGAGTTCCACGACGGAGAGATCCGACTCTGGCAGGAGGACGACTGGTGGATCGCCAAGGACGTTGAGACGGGCGTCACCACCCAAGGTGACTCCCGGGAGGCAGCCTTGGAGAACCTCGACGACGCTGTTGGGTTGTACAACGGCGAGCGCGGTCGGGCGCCGAGCGACGATGAACTTCGGGCGGCGGGCCTCGATCCGGCAGAGAACGCCACGGGCGACCAAGATCCTCCGGACGTACTCGACTGA
- a CDS encoding type II toxin-antitoxin system HicA family toxin translates to MGRRTFSGMEIVKVLVNTGGFEWRRTTGDHAQLYYEHPSNEDDRRQVTVPLHDELRTGTLRDIAESAGAHDFDAFCEWIDRNA, encoded by the coding sequence ATGGGGCGGCGGACGTTCTCCGGAATGGAAATTGTGAAAGTACTCGTGAATACAGGAGGCTTCGAGTGGCGACGGACGACCGGTGACCACGCGCAACTGTACTACGAACACCCGTCAAACGAAGACGACCGCCGGCAAGTGACGGTCCCACTGCACGACGAACTCCGTACCGGGACACTTCGCGACATCGCCGAGAGTGCGGGGGCACACGACTTCGACGCATTCTGTGAGTGGATCGACCGGAACGCCTGA
- a CDS encoding DUF7342 family protein: MNDRTPPEEFKDINEAVGEEWASETTPYERIRHVIAHTYSPTSADTVADAARTAPKTARKHLNTLVDEGFVKTTTGENGGMLYRRSPESLVVEQAADILEQLSTDELATRIREMRAQLNEYRSEFGVDSPEALAVDQTNQTLSDSESPDREIDSETIRELKTLRRNLAFANAALSIRNAERFVDGDRRSSDDSVPV, translated from the coding sequence ATGAACGACCGAACGCCGCCAGAGGAGTTCAAAGACATCAATGAGGCGGTCGGTGAAGAGTGGGCATCGGAGACGACACCGTACGAGCGTATTCGTCACGTCATCGCCCACACCTACAGCCCGACGTCGGCCGATACAGTTGCTGACGCCGCACGAACGGCTCCAAAAACGGCCCGTAAGCACCTGAATACCCTCGTGGATGAGGGCTTCGTAAAGACGACGACCGGCGAGAACGGGGGAATGCTGTATCGCCGGTCTCCCGAATCGTTGGTCGTCGAACAGGCTGCGGATATCCTTGAGCAGCTTTCGACTGACGAACTCGCCACGCGGATTCGAGAGATGCGAGCCCAGCTCAACGAGTATCGGTCCGAATTCGGTGTCGACTCCCCGGAAGCGCTTGCTGTCGACCAGACGAATCAAACACTCTCCGACTCCGAGTCCCCAGATCGCGAGATTGATTCGGAGACGATTCGTGAGTTGAAAACCCTCCGTCGCAATCTCGCATTCGCGAACGCTGCCCTCTCAATCAGGAATGCAGAACGATTCGTCGACGGCGACCGCCGCTCAAGCGACGATAGCGTCCCGGTCTAA